The Pontibacter sp. SGAir0037 DNA segment TGGTAGATGCGCCTATGATGTACAGCCGCCCCGATACCGCCAGTTTCCGCTCAGGCAACACCCTGGTATCTGTTTCGGTACATTCCGAAACGGGTGTGGTAAAGGCTAATCAGATAAAGGAAATGATTACGCCACTCGCAACTGCCCTCACTAATTTTTTCGGCGGAATGCCTGTTGATCGCTATCACTTTATCATGTACTTCCCTAAACAGGGAGAAACAGCTATTACTAAGTTCGGCGGCTACGGTGCCCTCGAACATTCTTATAGCTCCATGTATTTTCTTCCGGAGCAGCAGCAGGAAGAAAACCTGCGCAAGATGGTGCTGGATGTGGCATCGCATGAGTTTCTGCACATTCTTACCCCCCTAAACATCCACAGCGAAGAAATAGAGTACTTCGACTTTAAAGATCCTAAAATTTCGCAGCACCTATGGCTTTACGAAGGCGTAACAGAATATTTCTCTAACCTGGTACAGCTACAAGAGGGCTTGAAAAGCTATGATGCCTTTAAAGAGGAAATGATGGATAAAATGAGGCGGGGAAGCGAATTCAAAGATGTATCCTTTACAGAAATGAGCCGCCACATTATAGAACCGGCTTACCAGGAAATGTACGGCAATGTATACCAGAAAGGCGCTCTCATAGGCTTCTTGCTCGATATCAGGCTGCAGGAGCTCACGCAAGGCAAAATGGGTTTAAGAGAACTGATGCTGCAGCTTTCACAGCAATACGGCCCCAACAAGCCTTTCAAGGACGACGAGCTGATTGAGGTTATTGTAGCCGCCTCTCACCCGGATATCAGGCAGTTCTTTACTACCTATGTAGTGGGAGATACTCCGCTGCCCTACGAAGAGTACTATCAGAAAATAGGTTGGAACTATACTGATAAAAAGAAAGGCACCAAGCTTACTTTCGGCGAGTTTCGCCTTGGCTTTGAAAAGAGCAGGCAGTTTTACTGGGTTGCAGAACCTATGAACAACCGCTTTGGATTTGAAAAGTATGACATCTTGCAAGCTGTTAACGGCACCCCGCTGACAGAGACTACTATTTATGAGCTTCTGGAGCCCCTGTTCGAAGTAAAGAAAAGCACACCGGTAGAAGTTACTTTCATTCGTAACAACAAACTTTACAAACAAACCTATAAACCAGCAGAGGAAGAGGTAGAGTTACGGTTCGTAATAGAAGACGCTCCTGCACCTACTTCTGAACAGCTCCTGTTACGGGCACAGGTGCTTAAAACCGATTTGCCATAACGGATCTGCCAGAGCTTGTCTGGCCAGCCTGACTTTGCGGTGAAACAAATTTAGCTTATCTTCACCGCAAAGTTCTTTACTTTATTCTTCTTCCTAATGTCAGGTGTGCGGGTAATACCGCGCTTAAAAAGGAACCGTGTGTAAATCACGGGCTGTCGCGCAACTGTAAGTAACTTACCGGTTGTTGCCTCTATTATGTCCATTGTATTGTGTAAAAACAGTATGAGAAGGACGGCAACAACGTTACAAGCCAGGAGACTTGCCTGAAATTATGAGACAAATGCTTTCGCGATTGAAGCTTAGTCTGGAGTTAATGAAAAGAGGAGGTAAGGCTGCGCTTGCCTCTCTGTGTCTTTTCTTTCCGCTATTTTCACGAAAGCATACTGTGAATACTGTACTGAGCATTAAGTCAAATTAATGTTTATTTAAAAGTATTATCTGTATGCTAAAAAACAATTTGGGCTACCCACGGGTGGGAGCACAGCGCGAGCTAAAGAAAGCTTGCGAACAGTACTGGTCTGGCAAAATCTCGCAACAACAGCTTTACCAGGTAAAAGACCAACTGCTTCAACAGAACTGGTTGCTGCAGCAAAAAGCAGGCATCGATCTGATCCCTTCCAACGATTTCAGTTTTTACGACCAGGTGCTGGATATGTCGCTTACAGTAGGCAACATACCTGCCCGCTACAGCCCGGTACTTACCAAACATAAAGGCAATACGGAGTTGGACCTTTACTTCGCTATGGCAAGAGGCTATCAGAAAGATGGCCTCGATATAAAGGCGATGGAGATGACCAAATGGTTCGACACCAACTACCATTATATTGTACCTGAGTTTCACAAAGAACAGACTTTTCAGCTATTCTCTAACAAAGTGATTTACGATTTCGAGCAATCGAAGCAAGTACTGGGCAAACCCTCGAAGCCTGTCCTCATCGGTCCTGTTTCATACTTATTATTAGGCAAAGAAAAGGAAGCAGGTTTTCATAGAATAGACCTGCTGCATAATTTGCTACCTGTTTACGTAGAGCTACTCGGGCAACTAAGGGCAAGAGGAGCCGAATGGGTGCAACTGGATGAACCTTTTCTGGCTATGGATCTAACTTCAAAAGAAAAAGAAGCCTTTGCCTTTGCTTACAAGGAAATTAAGAAGCACTGTCCAGGCATTAAAACTCTTGTGACCTCTTATTTTGATGGTTTAAGGGATAACACGGTACTGGCTACTTCACTGCCGGTTTGTGCACTTCATATTGATCTGGTTCGTGCTCCAGAGCAGCTGGCGAATGTGCTGAACCTGCTACCGAAACAAACCATTCTGTCGCTTGGCGTGATAGATGGGCGCAACATCTGGAAGAACGGCTACAGTACATCTGTGGCATATATACAACAAGCTGTAAAGCAACTGGGGGAGGACAGGGTAATGATTGCGCCTTCCTGTTCGCTTCTGCATGTACCTTTCGATTTGGAACTGGAGACAACACTACAGCCCGCACTTAAAAACTGGCTTGCTTTTGCAAAACAGAAGCTACAGGAAATACAGGAACTGTATACTATCTGGCAAGGCAACAACAGCTTACTAGAGGCTAATCAGGCCATGATTCAAAGCAGGAGCACTTCTACCCTCATCCATAAAGAGGCAGTAAAGAAGCGTGTTGCAGCCATAACAGATCAGGATGCCAGGCGCACCAGCAGCTTTGCCGTGCGCCAGCAGAAACAGCGTGAGAAGTTTAAACTGCCGCTTTACCCGACCACCACCATTGGGTCGTTTCCTCAGACAGCTGAAATTCGCCAGCTGCGTGCCAAATTTAAGAAAGGAGAGCTATCGCTGGAGCAGTATGAGCAGGAAATAAAACAGGCAACTGAAGAAGTTATACGCTGGCAGGAAGCTATTAACCTGGACGTGCTGGTGCACGGTGAGTTTGAGCGGAATGATATGGTTGAATATTTCGGTGAGCTGCTCGATGGCTTTGCCTTTACCCAGCATGGCTGGGTACAGAGCTACGGTAGCCGCTGTGTAAAGCCGCCCGTCATTTATGGAGATGTAAGCCGCCCAACCGACATGACCGTCAGTTGGAGTACGTATGCTCAGTCGCTAACATCGAAGCATGTAAAAGGGATGCTCACAGGACCGGTTACAATATTACAATGGTCTTTTGTACGGGACGACCAGCCTCGCGCTGAAACTACCCTGCAACTAGCGCTGGCAATCCGCGACGAGGTAGTAGCACTGGAGCAAAACGGTATACAAATTATACAAATAGATGAACCTGCTGTGCGGGAAGGTTTACCGCTGCGTCGCTCAGACTGGCAGCCTTACCTGGAGTGGGCTATCAAAGCCTTTCGTATTGCAGCAAGTGGCGTAAAAGACGACACCCAGATACACACTCACATGTGTTACAGCGAGTTTAACGACATCATTCATTCTATTGCTGATATGGACGCCGATGTTATAACCATGGAAACTTCACGCTCGCAGATGGAGTTGCTGGAAGCTTTTTCAGATTTTAAATACCCGAATGAGATTGGCCCTGGTGTGTATGACATTCATTCACCACGTGTGCCAACTGTAGAAGAGATGGTTCAACTTCTGGAGAAAGCTTCCGCCTTATTACCAGCGCGTAATATCTGGGTTAATCCGGATTGTGGTTTAAAAACCCGCAAGTGGCCAGAAACAGAGGCTTCCCTTAAAAACATGGTACAGGCTGCCATCGAGGCCAGAAAAAAAGAACATGCTCCAGCTATAGCCTAAAACTACCAAGCCCTGTAGCTGCCTTGCAGCTACAGGGCTTTATAAAAAACAACGCAGTTTTAATATCTTATTTCTCCAGAAGAGCTTTAGATCGTGTATTGTTCTTAAGAGTGATTCACGTTTAAATTTCAGTAGCTTTATCGCCGTCTGTACAACCACAAAATGTTTTTAAAATGCCACAGCACGAAAGCAAGACCTGCCCTCGTTGCCAATGCCCTTTCGAATGCAAGGTTGGCTCGATCCTGATTTGCCAATGCAGCACCGTAAGCCTAAACGATGAGGAACGGCACTACCTGGGGGAACGCTATACCGATTGTCTCTGTGCTAATTGCATGAAAGAGCTCCGGCACGAGTTCCAGGTACAAAAGTTTCAGAAAATGCTTAACCAGCTAATGGGCGCCAGCGGCTTTAAATAAAATCGCTTACCAAAGCTAAACTTAAACCCAGCAAGGTAGCTATAAGCTTATTGCGGTTAAAGCGGTGATCCGGGGTAGTTTCGAAAAGAATGGTTGTAGAAATATGCAGGAAGTTTCCGGCCACAATACCGGTAAGCGCAACAAATACTTTACCACCCATTGCCTCGCTACCTAATATATAGTTACTGATTATAATGCCTAGCGGAGCACCAACGGCAAATATCAACAGCCACATAAAAGCTTTCTTAAAGCTCCCTAACCTTGAAAGCAGCACCGACATAAGCGCAAAAGCAGCTGGTATATGGTGTAGTGCAACCCCCAGCAGGACTACATAAAAATTGTTGCGCTCGTGCACATGCCCTACATGCTGGCTACCACCCTCCACCAAAATACTTCCTTCCAGAAAGGAATGTATGAACAATGATCCTAGCAGCAGGTAAGGCAGGGTATGAGTGTGCTTATGCCCGTTTGTGTGCATGTGCCCATGCTCTACACCATGAGAAAACAACTCCAGCACCAGTTGCAGAAAGAAGCCGGTTAATACCCAGTACCCTACTACATGCGGATTACTATTGTTCAGCAGTACATCGGGCAGCAGGTGAATAATAGTAATCGTGAACAGGTAGGCACCACTAAATGCCAAGGCCATTTTAAGCCACTTTACATTATCCGGCGGAAATGCTTTTACCAGGAAAGCAGAAAAAACAACTGTAAAAAAAAGAACAAGTATAGCTACTATCATGCAGACTAGTATTTCTTTAACACAAAGATCATACGCTCACTCTCCTCGTGGTAAGGCTCCAGGTTATAATTCCCGAACACCTCTACCAGCCGAAGCTGCGCCATTTTAAAATACTCGATAAAATCTTCCTGGCGTAAAGCCCGCACCCTCTCCTCAAACTGATAATCCTGCCCTTTGTCGGAGAAACTTATCTTTTTTATGATAAACCCGTTTTCTACTCCCCGATGTATACAAAAGGGAATTCCCTGCACTTCCTTAACTTCCTCTTTCACAAGCCTGTCTATGGTTCTGTTTGTATTCATAAAATCGATTACAAACTTGCCGCCATGCTTTATACTTTTAGCAGTAGCATCCAGAGCCACTACGTTTTCTGTTTCATTGCTAAAATATCCAAAGCTGGTAAAGAGGTTCAGTACGAAATCAAAAGCCTCTGGTTTGTACACCATCCGCATATCGTGCACTTCGAAATGCAGCCGCTCATTCTCAAACTGCTTTGCGTATGCAATGCTGTGCGGCGACAAATCAATTCCGGTTACATCATAGCCTTTTTTATTCAGATAAATTGAGTGGCGGCCTTTGCCACAGGCAAGGTCGAGAATGTTTTCGTGGGGCTTGGGGTGGAGATAAGAAAGTAATTTATCTATAAACTGCCGGGCTTCCTGCTCATCACGATTCTTGTATAGTATATGGTAGTAGGGGGAATCAAACCAAGCACTAAACCATTCATCCTGTTGAGCCATATTCCTCTAAATGCAATTAAGCTGCAAATATACTTTAATTTTAATCAATCATACCACCGCATCTCTATCTTAAAGATAAACTATGGTATAGTTATACTAGTAGTGCTATGCATAAAAAAACCTGCCGCTGCAGTAAGAACCGCAACGGCAGGTTTTTTTATGCATACTTATTAGTGCTTTACTGCGTTTTCTGCCTCGTTTGTTTTTGCATCCTCATGCACGCTTTCGCCTGGCTGAATAGAATTAGCTCCTTCGTCGTGGTTCATCATCACGTCGTCTCTGTGCGTATTGCTTTGGCCAGCACCTCTGTCACTTACATTAGGCGTGTTGCGCTGCCCTGGCGCTACTTTATCTACTGATACTTTTGTTTCAGGCCTCTTATCAGACGGAGTATCGCAAGAAACCACCATTAAACCGCATACTGCGGCAAATACTGCTAATACGTTCTTATTCATTTCTGTTCGTTTATACTTTGCTCTATATTATAAGCTGTTCCTTCTATAACTGGGGCAACCTGTTTCGAATAATCATTAACGTTAATAATCAACCGAAAGATTATATACTATGCCAGCAGGCTCTTGCGGCGCAGCATGCTTTCGAACAGCTTAACATCGTTCGGGCTGTTAAAGATGCGAAAAGGCATATGTATAAAAATAGGTGTCTGGAAATTACGGGCCACCCAGCCTTTCCAGCCTGTAGGCAACTGTGCATCGGCGGCAGGCTGCAGCCAGAGCACATAAGCATCATCTTTCATCTCTGCCTTCTGAATCATATCCCAGTTCAGGGCCATTCCTTCGCGCTCGTTACGCTTCATCAGAATCTGGCGGTGGTCTACTTCATAATTCAGCTTTTCAAACAGCGGGTTGCCCTGCTCTACCTGTGTAACCCCCATTACCTGTGCCGAACGCAGTAAAACAAATAGCAATGTTACGACAATGGCAATAGCTACCCACCACCACGAAAAGCTGAAAGCAGCCGGCAGCAGCAAGATCACCAGCGGAATCAGGGCATACCACCATTCTTTCCGCCACACTTTAGCTAAAGCCACGCGGGTAAACATATTTTTATCAAGCTGATACTTCTTGGTACGGATTGCCAATGGGGAGGAACCACCTTGTGGGGTTCTAAAACCTTTTTGATTTGGTCGCTGCATATACTCTTAAAATGTCGATATTCTTATCTCTGCCAAACTCACATCGCCGGTACCTGACCGCAGAGTGAATGTCTTTTACTTAAACCTTTGAATTGTCCGCGCAAAGGTACACTGTTTTATTTATTTATACGCTTTCAGGCTTAAATCCATACTTTTTGTTGAGTGCGTTAGGGCACCAACAGAAATATAATCTACACCTGTGCGGGCCACTTCGGCAATGGTTTCTTCTGTTATCCCGCCTGATGCCTCTGTTTCGTAGCGACCACCAACCATACGAACGGCTTCACGCATCATATCCGGTGACATGTTGTCGAGCAATACTCTCTGGATTCCGCCTGTTTCTATAGCCTCTCGCACTTCCTCCAGCGTTCGGGTTTCCACCTCTATCTGCAGCTCCTTCCCTTTGTCCTTGAGGTAACGCCGGGTTGCTTCTATAGCTTCTTTTATACCACCGGCATAGTCTACATGGTTATCTTTTAGCATCACCATATCATATAATCCAAAGCGGTGGTTCCTGCCTCCACCAATCACAACAGCCCATTTTTCCATCATCCGGAAGTTTGGAGTTGTTTTGCGGGTATCCAATAAGGTAGCATTGGTGCCTTCAATCAGCCTGGAAAGGTAATGTGTATAGGTAGCAATACCGCTCATACGCTGCATGCAGTTCAGCACCAGGCGCTCAGCAGTTAAGATAGACTGTGCCCTTCCTTTAACAGTTAAGGCAATATCTCCAAAAGCAACGGATGCACCATCCTGCAGGAGCACTTCTACCTGTAGGTCGGGGTCTACGGTTCTAAATATATAGGTAGCCAGCTCTACACCAGCCAGTATACCTTCTCCCTTCACCAGCAGGCGCGCCTGGTTTTGCGCATCGGCAGGTATAGATGCCAACGAAGAGTGATCACCATCACCAATATCTTCGGCAAGGGCGCGCGAGATAAACTCGGCTATGCTTTTTTCTGTCAGGTATGTCGGTTTCACGGCACAAAAATAAAAAAAGGCTCTGGAAATACCCCGAGCCTTTGTAAAAATCTCATTTATATCTGCTTAATCTTCTATAAAATCCATTGAATGGATCATATACCTGCCGTTAGACTCTTTTAAGCGTACCAGCACAGTGTAAGAACCGCTTCTGGATGAGTAAGAACCAATGGCGTAACGCTTTCCTTTATCGGAAGAGCCATCAAAGGTATAAGTAAAATCTGTAGGTCCGGTTTTGCTAAAGAAGTTCTTCATCACAAACTCTGCCTGGGTGCTGCTGTAATCGGTAGAGCTACCATCGGCAAAAGAGATACTTACTTTAGAATCGAAATGCCGTGACAAGTCTCTTGATGAGCCTATTTTTATGGCTGATTTCACGCTACCAAGCACATCATTCTGCGCAGCGGCTCCTCCTGGTTTGAAAAAAAGTAGTCCAATCAGTAAAGAAAGCGCAATAGCAACGTGTTTAAAGTTTTTCATAAATATGGGTTAATTATCTGTTGGATCATCAGCTAAAACTATGCCAACTCCCTTACGTCTAATCTTCCTGATAAAGTTAACGCAATTTGGCAATAAAGGAAAATATAAGGCTAGGAATAGAGCTGTTTTTATATATTGTGAAAATCGTAAGTACTTAGTCCTGAATTTATTTTTTCATTAACCCGGCTATTATTTTTTTAGTTTCGCAAGCAGTTTATAATATTACCTTTGTTTAAGTGGTTTTGAGCGGCCTTAAATTTTATAGCTATATTTGCGGTATGAATAAGAAAGTACTTTTAGTGATTTTAGACGGATGGGGCATTGCCACTAATCCAGAGGTTTCGGCTATACAGTCAGCTAATACGCCATTCTATGATTCTATCCTGCAGAAGTACCCAAGCTCCAGGCTACAGGCTTCGGGTGAAGCCGTAGGTTTACCCGAAGGCCAGATGGGAAACTCAGAAGTAGGCCACATGAACATAGGCGCAGGACGCGTTGTATACCAGGACCTGGTACTTATCAATAAAACCATAGCAGAGCACAAGCTGGCTTCTATGCCTGCGCTGGCCAATGCCTTTGCCTATGCCAAAGAGCAGAAAAAAGCAGTACACCTGATCGGCCTTTTGTCAGACGGCGGGGTACACTCGCACATCGATCACTTAAAAGCACTTTGCACAGCTGCCTTCGACCAGGAGTTGCACCAGGTATACATTCATGCCTTTACCGATGGCCGCGATACCGACCCGAAAGGTGGTGTAAAGTATATCAACGAACTGGAGCAGCACCTGGAGTCGTCTGCTGGCAAAATAGCCTCTGTTATTGGCCGCTACTACGCTATGGACCGCGATAACCGCTGGGAGCGTGTAAAACTGGCCTACGACCTGCTGGTGCACGGCACAGGCACACCTTCTCAGAACATCATCAAGTCGATGCTGGAGTCTTACAACCAAGGCGTAACAGATGAGTTTATTCAGCCTATTGTAAAGGTAAACGACCAGCAGGAGCCAATTGCCACTATAAAAGAAGGAGATGTGGTAATCTGCTTTAACTTCCGTACCGACCGTGGCCGTGAAATTACACAAGCTTTAACGCAACGCGATTTTCCGGAGCAGAACATGCAGAAGCTGGATCTGCGCTATGTTACCATGACGAACTATGACGACACCTTTGTGGGCGTAGAACCTATTTTTGCAAAAGACAACCTGAACAATACATTAGGCGAAGTACTGGCAAAAGCCGGTAAAAAACAGATCCGTATTGCTGAAACAGAAAAGTACCCACACGTTACCTTCTTCTTCTCGGGTGGCCGCGAAGTAGAGTTTGAAGGAGAAAAGCGTTTGATGTGCCCATCGCCGAAGGTAGCCACTTACGACCTGCAACCGGAAATGAGTGCCTTCGATATTCGCGATGCCATTATTCCTGAAATTCAGCAGCGATCAGCAGATTTCATCTGCCTGAACTTTGCGAACCCGGACATGGTAGGCCACACCGGTGTGTTTGAAGCTGCAGTAAAAGCGTGTGAAACGGTAGACCAATGTGCAGAAGCCGTTATTACCACAGCCTTGGCTAACGATTATGCCACCATTGTTATCGCAGACCACGGCAATGCCGACTGCATGATAAATCCTGATGGCACTCCAAATACCGCTCATACAACTAACCTGGTGCCTTGCATCCTGGTTAGCAACGATTATGCAGGCACTTTACATGATGGAAAGTTAGGCGATTTAGCCCCAACTATTCTGGAATTAATCGGTATAGAACAGCCAGAGGAGATGCAGGGTGTATCTCTTTTAGTGAAACAATAAGCGTTTGATAAAGTATAAGCCTATCATATTTATAGCCACTCTGATGGCTATAACTGCATGTGAGAGACCAGCACCGCCTAGTTCTGCCGAGGCGGCGGCCTCTTACAATGTAGGAGATTACCTGCAGCAAGAGATACAACGCCTGCAGGCTGAGAAGCCGAATGTGCTAAAATCGGTACAGACTGAAAACAAACCTACTGAAACAGTAGAAACATCAGAGCTAAACTGGGAAAAAGAATTATCTGTTTTCCAGGATGCCAATATAAACCTGCCTACCTTACAGGATGACTTCATAGAAGAGCGGCAGGAACTGCCAGGTGGCATCGTGCTGACAAATTATCGCCGGAAAGAAGGCACTGGCGCTGCTGTAGCCTTTTTGAGCATCAGAACAGCCCCAGGCCCCAGGCTACAACAGTTAGAAGCCGTTATTCAGGAAGAAAACATGCTGTTTTACTCGAAGCGCAGGCTAACGTTAAGCACAAACGAGAACGGCAACATTGCCAGTTATGGCGTAGATGGTGTTCAGAAACTCATTTTTGGAGATTCGCTACATTATCGTACAGACGCGAATCTATAGCAAGCGGTCCTGCTTAAAAGCAGCTGGTTGCTTGCTCGCCTTTTTGCCCTTATTTTGCTTAAGAGCCCTAACATTTCTTTCTAATTGGAATTAATTTAACTTCCTATTCCGTTAGAAGCTCATGTAGAGCTTACCATGTAAATTAAGTAAGCAATTGCTCCTTTCTACTATGCGTGCATTAACTTTTGCTTGTTTATGGCTAGTTGGCCTGCAGCTCCAATGCTTCGGCCAGGCATCTCCTGTTCAAAACAGAGACCGCACATGTGCCACTACGGAGTACCTGGCACAGCAGGAACAACAAGACCCAACTTTTATGCAGCGTAAAGAAGCACTGGAGCAAGCTGTTCAGAAAGCGCTGCAGCGTCCGCGCACAGGCCAGGCTATTCAACAGACGACAATAATTATCCCGGTTGTGTTTCATGTTGTGTATAACACGGAGTCCGAAAATATTTCAGATGAACAGATTCTTTCACAGTTAGCTGTTCTGAATGCCGATTTTCGCAGGCTGAATGCCGATGCAGCCAATACGCCCCCTCATTTTCAATCGCTTGCTGCCGATACGCAAATAGAATTCTGCCTTGCCATTACCGATCCGAATGGAGAGCTAACTAGCGGCATCACTCGTACCAGGTCTACAGAAAGTGTGTTCAGAGTTTCTACGGATAATGTAAAGAATGCAGCCAGAGGTGGAGTAGAAGGATGGAACCGCGACCAGTACCTGAACATCTGGGTTTGTAACCTGGAATCCGGCTACCTGGGCTATGCTTCGCTGGCCAGTGCAGCTGCAACCCGCGATGGAGTGGTTATACATTATGAATCCATTGGTGCTCCACCAAGCAATAATTTTCCGGCTCCTTATAATCTGGGTCGTACTGCCACGCACGAAGTGGGGCATTGGCTTGGGCTGAAACATATCTGGGGCAGTGGCTCCAGGTGCACCGATTCCGATGATATTGCGGATACGCCCAATCAGTTGAGAGAAACAACCGGCTGCCCTGACAGCATTGTTATCTCCTGCGACAACGGGCCCTATGGGAATATGTGGATGAACTACATGGATTATTCAGATGATGCCTGCATGAACATGTTTACCAAAGGCCAGGCAGATTATATGCGCGCTTTTTTAGCTGTCAGCCGCCCGTCAATTCTCAGTTCTCTTGCCTGTAGTGTCAGCTTACGTTCCAGGTTCAGCTTAACCAACCAGGCTGATTCTCTTGTTATGGCAGGCAGCACAGTTGGATTTACCGATAGATCGGAAGGGTTAAAGCCTGTTACCTGGTTCTGGGAGTTTGAAGGTGGTATACCGGCTACATCCACCGCTCAACATCCAACGGTTACCTATCCTGCCCCAGGTAAATATAATGTTACACTTACTGTATCGAATGGCTCCTTAAGCAGTACAAAAACAGAGGAAAACATTGTACATGCCACCGTTACTGATTTAGTGGCCTATCCAAATCCGGCTTCAGATTACCTCATGCTGGAACAGCCTGTGGCGGTGCACATACAAGAAGTGGAACTGGTTAACCAAGTCGGCCAGACTCTTCTAACAGCCAGGGTCCAGGAAAGGGTTACCCGGCTAGATATACAACACGTGCCGGCTGGAGTCTACTTCCTCCGTATCAGGAGCTCGAATGGGCTGCAGGTGAAAAAAATAAGCATAGTACGGTAGCAGGGAATTAGTTCAACCGCTTATTATTGCCCTTGCAGTGTAATCACCACCGTACGTTTAGAAGCATGGTTGCGGTGTTCGCAGAGATATACTCCTTGCCAGGTACCTAAATTAAAACTGCCGTTGGTGATGGGTATTGTAACAGAGCTACCCAGTATAGCCGCTTTCAAATGAGCAGGCATGTCGTCAGATCCTTCCAGCGTATGGCGGTAGTAGGGCTGATTTTCAGGCACCATCTTATTGAAGTGGCTCTCGAAATCCTGCCGAACAGTTGGGTCTGCGTCTTCATTTATGGCCAGGCTGGCAGAAGTATGCTTCATGAAAATATGTGCAATACCTACGTTTATCTCTTCCAGTTCAGGCAGCTGCGACACCAGCAAATCTGTAATTAAATGAAACCCACGTTTAACCGCCGGCAACCTTATCTCTTTCTGATACCACTTCATCGTTTCTATTTTATACGCTTACTCTTTATACTCGAAAGCACCTATATCAGGCGTTGAAGCATTACGGTTTGTTCCTTTTATAT contains these protein-coding regions:
- a CDS encoding secondary thiamine-phosphate synthase enzyme YjbQ, giving the protein MKWYQKEIRLPAVKRGFHLITDLLVSQLPELEEINVGIAHIFMKHTSASLAINEDADPTVRQDFESHFNKMVPENQPYYRHTLEGSDDMPAHLKAAILGSSVTIPITNGSFNLGTWQGVYLCEHRNHASKRTVVITLQGQ
- a CDS encoding M43 family zinc metalloprotease produces the protein MRALTFACLWLVGLQLQCFGQASPVQNRDRTCATTEYLAQQEQQDPTFMQRKEALEQAVQKALQRPRTGQAIQQTTIIIPVVFHVVYNTESENISDEQILSQLAVLNADFRRLNADAANTPPHFQSLAADTQIEFCLAITDPNGELTSGITRTRSTESVFRVSTDNVKNAARGGVEGWNRDQYLNIWVCNLESGYLGYASLASAAATRDGVVIHYESIGAPPSNNFPAPYNLGRTATHEVGHWLGLKHIWGSGSRCTDSDDIADTPNQLRETTGCPDSIVISCDNGPYGNMWMNYMDYSDDACMNMFTKGQADYMRAFLAVSRPSILSSLACSVSLRSRFSLTNQADSLVMAGSTVGFTDRSEGLKPVTWFWEFEGGIPATSTAQHPTVTYPAPGKYNVTLTVSNGSLSSTKTEENIVHATVTDLVAYPNPASDYLMLEQPVAVHIQEVELVNQVGQTLLTARVQERVTRLDIQHVPAGVYFLRIRSSNGLQVKKISIVR
- the gpmI gene encoding 2,3-bisphosphoglycerate-independent phosphoglycerate mutase, translating into MNKKVLLVILDGWGIATNPEVSAIQSANTPFYDSILQKYPSSRLQASGEAVGLPEGQMGNSEVGHMNIGAGRVVYQDLVLINKTIAEHKLASMPALANAFAYAKEQKKAVHLIGLLSDGGVHSHIDHLKALCTAAFDQELHQVYIHAFTDGRDTDPKGGVKYINELEQHLESSAGKIASVIGRYYAMDRDNRWERVKLAYDLLVHGTGTPSQNIIKSMLESYNQGVTDEFIQPIVKVNDQQEPIATIKEGDVVICFNFRTDRGREITQALTQRDFPEQNMQKLDLRYVTMTNYDDTFVGVEPIFAKDNLNNTLGEVLAKAGKKQIRIAETEKYPHVTFFFSGGREVEFEGEKRLMCPSPKVATYDLQPEMSAFDIRDAIIPEIQQRSADFICLNFANPDMVGHTGVFEAAVKACETVDQCAEAVITTALANDYATIVIADHGNADCMINPDGTPNTAHTTNLVPCILVSNDYAGTLHDGKLGDLAPTILELIGIEQPEEMQGVSLLVKQ